From Methanobacterium congolense, one genomic window encodes:
- a CDS encoding DUF1972 domain-containing protein has product MLKRKIAIIGSRGIPNNYGGFEKFTEILSTLLVSKGHEVIVSCERPSNNRFQSPYKGVELFYFPLKAPEFPAARIVYEFLYDVYSLFKAARNADIVYMLGYSAAMFFFIPKLFGKKLWVNPDGMEWKRTKFPPVIRWLLKVCEKLAVFWADKMIADSMEIKKYLDSKYGIESEFIPYGALDVQPIPWEDNKLPEDLRGKVTLNPHYWLMVARLEPENNIHTIVEGYSQSSVDMPLVVVGNFGSPAYEEDVKAIADKNRDKKIVFAGGIYDKESLNMLRQNCFAYIHGHTVGGTNPSLLEIMKMKTVILAHNNEFNREVCRNSALYFNNAEDLSRKMEMINNGRENFFEMRDHAYERALKNYSWALVVEKYESLILEQGR; this is encoded by the coding sequence ATGTTAAAGAGAAAAATAGCTATAATTGGTAGCAGAGGAATTCCAAACAATTACGGTGGTTTTGAAAAATTCACTGAAATTTTAAGCACTTTACTCGTCTCTAAAGGCCATGAAGTTATTGTCAGTTGCGAAAGGCCATCTAATAACCGTTTTCAATCACCATATAAAGGTGTTGAACTATTTTATTTTCCATTAAAAGCCCCAGAGTTTCCTGCTGCACGTATAGTCTATGAATTTTTATACGATGTTTATTCACTGTTTAAAGCAGCTCGAAATGCAGATATTGTTTACATGTTAGGATACAGCGCAGCGATGTTCTTTTTCATACCAAAACTCTTTGGAAAAAAGCTTTGGGTTAATCCTGATGGTATGGAATGGAAGAGAACCAAATTCCCTCCTGTGATCAGATGGCTTCTAAAGGTATGTGAGAAACTTGCCGTATTCTGGGCTGACAAAATGATCGCAGATTCAATGGAGATCAAAAAGTACTTAGACTCCAAGTACGGAATTGAATCTGAATTCATCCCCTATGGGGCTCTTGATGTGCAACCAATCCCCTGGGAAGATAACAAACTCCCTGAAGATTTAAGGGGTAAAGTTACCCTTAACCCCCACTACTGGCTTATGGTTGCTAGGTTGGAACCTGAAAACAACATCCACACGATTGTTGAGGGATACAGCCAGAGCAGCGTTGATATGCCTTTGGTAGTTGTTGGAAACTTTGGATCCCCTGCTTATGAGGAGGACGTGAAGGCGATTGCAGATAAAAACCGGGATAAAAAGATTGTATTTGCGGGCGGAATCTATGATAAAGAAAGCCTGAACATGTTAAGGCAGAACTGCTTTGCCTATATCCACGGCCACACTGTTGGAGGAACCAATCCATCCCTTCTAGAGATAATGAAAATGAAAACAGTGATCCTTGCCCACAACAACGAATTCAACAGGGAAGTCTGCAGAAACTCCGCACTCTACTTCAACAATGCGGAAGATCTGAGCCGTAAAATGGAAATGATTAATAATGGACGTGAAAACTTCTTTGAAATGAGGGATCATGCCTATGAGCGAGCTTTAAAGAATTATTCTTGGGCTTTGGTTGTTGAGAAGTATGAATCTTTAATTTTAGAACAGGGGAGATAA
- a CDS encoding glycosyltransferase family 4 protein, whose amino-acid sequence METSAPGGINKTVREIAKNLSKCNHEVTVLQANPLDLPEEEFYEGFKIIRVSSKFEKHFYGLSPAMYSYLKKHLKDINPDVVHVHGYHTLLSVEVITIIKNLKSKLNLNFPIVFSPHLDVVNSTFAGKHLWKFYNLIGKYAFKKSSKIISFSKFETSKIISTFFMDNSKLSLIPHGVDLININKNKTQDGINLVYSGYLINRKGVDFILKSLNSLIYDFNVKDVSLTIIGEGPERKKLLNLSKELNLEEYIIWKPFLSREDLINEIKKADIFMLLSRSEAYGITVAESLALGTPCIVTKRTALTEFLNEPGCFGVNYPPNPKEVADLIIKIYESDIHVGSFSKKIRTWDKVAEDYERVYSSL is encoded by the coding sequence ATGGAAACATCAGCTCCGGGAGGTATTAACAAAACTGTCCGAGAAATAGCTAAAAATCTCTCAAAATGTAACCATGAAGTGACTGTACTCCAAGCTAATCCCTTAGATCTTCCTGAAGAAGAATTTTATGAAGGATTCAAAATTATCCGTGTATCCTCAAAATTTGAAAAACATTTTTACGGGTTAAGTCCTGCAATGTACAGCTATTTGAAAAAACATTTAAAAGACATAAATCCAGATGTTGTTCATGTTCATGGTTACCACACATTATTATCCGTTGAAGTTATAACAATTATCAAAAATCTTAAGTCAAAACTTAATTTGAATTTTCCAATAGTCTTTTCACCCCATTTAGATGTAGTAAACAGTACTTTTGCAGGTAAACATTTATGGAAGTTTTATAATCTAATTGGAAAATACGCTTTTAAAAAGAGTTCTAAAATAATTTCTTTTTCAAAGTTCGAAACATCCAAAATAATTAGCACATTTTTTATGGATAACTCCAAACTATCACTAATTCCACATGGAGTGGACTTAATTAATATAAATAAAAATAAAACACAAGATGGGATTAATTTAGTTTACTCAGGATATTTAATAAACAGAAAAGGTGTAGATTTCATATTAAAATCTCTTAATAGCCTTATATATGATTTTAATGTTAAAGATGTTTCTTTAACAATAATAGGGGAAGGTCCTGAAAGAAAAAAATTATTAAATTTGTCTAAGGAATTAAACTTAGAAGAATATATTATTTGGAAACCTTTTTTATCTAGAGAAGATTTAATAAATGAAATAAAAAAAGCAGATATTTTTATGTTGCTTTCTAGATCTGAAGCATATGGTATAACTGTCGCAGAATCTTTAGCCTTAGGAACTCCATGCATAGTAACAAAAAGGACTGCTCTAACTGAATTTTTAAATGAACCTGGATGTTTTGGAGTTAATTATCCTCCAAATCCAAAAGAAGTTGCTGATTTAATTATAAAAATTTATGAAAGCGATATACACGTAGGTTCTTTTAGTAAAAAGATAAGGACTTGGGATAAAGTCGCTGAAGATTATGAAAGAGTTTATTCAAGTTTATAA